The sequence below is a genomic window from Calditrichota bacterium.
ATCTTCCCAAAAAATATGCCCGGCAAACTCCGTTCGTTCGGGTAAAGCGGCATTTGGGGGGGCTGAAACTGCCTGTATCCGTTTTCCCGGTATCCCGTCGTTGAATGTAATCCAGTAAATATTCTGAGAGGTGTACGGGTTAATGTAGTGTTTCCAGGGGCGAGTACCGTCTTTGGGATCATAATCCCAGCCCGACACACTCTTCCCGTAGAAAAGAAGGTAGTCTCCTTCATCAAAATGACCGTCCTGGCCGTCCGACACATAGATGGCATTTTCCAGCAGGCTGTCGGGACGCGGGACATTCAACCCGCGAGGAAGGGTTTTCCCCCCATTATTGAAGATCTTCAGTGTTTTCGGATCAATAGTGGACAGGTTAATGCCATTGTCTTTAAGAAATTTCCCCGTAATTTTATAGATACCATCCTCATAAACCGGGAATTTATAAAACGTCCGGTTATCCTGAAGCCGAAATCTTTTTCGAAGGGATTTCTGCCGGGTCGAAAAAATCCATTTGCGCGCCTGATCAAAATTAATGACGGCATTTTCGTAGGTACTGACATCCCGGGAGCCCTCCTCGACCTGAAAAGAACCCGTGGTTTTCCCTCCCGAAAAATCAATTCGCAAACGCATTTTGGTTGTAATTTTGACGAGATGTTGTGCCGGATTGTATTGAATCGGATTCAGGCGAATCCGCGCGATAAACAGATCTTCCATGAATCCGGAATCCAGAACCTCTGCCAGTACGCCGGGGACAAAATGACGGGTTTCGAAATAATTTTCCGGAAGTTGAAAATAGGATTGGTACATGCCGTCGACTTTTTTCCAGGATAATCTCGGAACAACGTCGGCATCGGGAAGAGAGATCGACTCCGTTTTTAAAAGTTGAATTTTTACCCGGGCATGAGGTGGAATTCCAATTGGCAAAACGGTGACGGGCACATCCGGTCCGGTTGTTACCCCGTCGGTTGCATCCAAAAAGAAAAATCGGTGGAAAATTCTTCCACCGATTTTTACGGAATCATCCTGAAGATTCAGCAGATCATAATCAAGGGTCAGGGAGTGATCGGAGGAAGCGATTATTTTAACCGGGGACTTTTCAAGCGCCTCACTTCCGGAAAAAACCAAACGGTTAAACGCAAAGATCAGTCCAAGTAAAACGAGCAGCCGAAATACGAAGAATCGGTCAAAATAGTGCTTCCTTACCATGGATCATTCCTTTAAAAGGGCTTCAAAAAGATTGTGGGCCGCCTCTGTTGACCAGTCTCTGGCACCGACGGCACGGCCAAGAATTTCACCATTCTTTTTTACAATGTAGGTGGAAGGCAATCCACGCACACCGTACATTCCGTTTACCTGACTTTTGGGATCCAGTACAAAATGAAATTTCAGATTTTTGCCCTTCAGCCAATTCTTCACCTGGGAAGCGCTTTCTCCGGCGTCAACTGCCAGAATAACAAACTGATTGCCATATTTTTTCTGGAGATTGGTCAATAGGGTTTGCATAGACGGCATTTCTTTCACGCACCAGGGGCACCAGGTTGCCCAAAAATTCAAAAAAACCACCTTTCCGCGAAAATCAGAAAGTTTTACCTGATTTCCATCGAGATCCGTTGCCGTAAAATCCATCGCTTCCAGTTTTTGAGTGGGGGACTGAATCTGCAATTCGGCCATTGACTTCTTAATAATATCCGACAAATTATTAACGGTGGCTTCGTCCAGCGATGTTTTTTCACTTTTCTTGGATGACGTTACAGCCTCGGAAGAAGACGTTTGCCCTGTGGTGGAGGTCTTTGCAATTTTGGACGGGTTTGCAGGCACAGCTGCGGCTGCTTTCGCCTGATCCGTATTTGACTTTTTAGAACATCCGCTGAATTGCCAAATGGCAAAAACACTTGCAAGTAAAATAATCCATACCGCTTTTCTTGACATACACATTCTCCTTTCATTTCCAGATGAATAATAAAAATTTATAAAATATAAAAAATAATATGAATGAAAGCAACATTTTAAAATAGAGCTCTATCCTTGTTAATAAGCCCCAAACAGAATCCCTTTACAAAATCATTTATTTTTTGTGATTTATTTTACACGTTCCCCGCCAATCGGTTCCGGTTAAAAATAAGAATAGTGTTGATTATTTGACAAAAAATTGTTTTTTTGAATACAAACCACTGGCCATACTTGAGAAACCAAATGCATTCATTCTGGAAGAAAATCCATTTTATTCACGAATCTTCTCTGAAATCAAAACAGGCTGATGAATTACTGAACACCTATTTTATCCGCCCGGTGGCTTCCCTGTTTGTGGGACTCCTTTACCCGACGCCCCTCCTGCCCATTCACGTGGTCTTGTTGGGGAGCCTTTTCGGAATCGCCTCTGCAATTCTTGTCGGTTTCGGACAATTGACCTGGGGCGGCATTTTTCTCTTCATTAAAAACATTCTGGATGCGGTAGACGGTCAACTGGCACGCTCCCGGCATCAAGAAGATCGGCGGGGACGTTTTCTGGACTCCATTTCGGACTTTTTAGTTAATTTTCTTCTGTTTGGCGCGATGGGGTGGCACCTTTCAAAAACACATGGTGGCGCAGAAATCTGGATTCTAACGGCTCTGGCCTTTCTCTCTCTGTCCCTTCGGGTATCCTATTTTGTTTACTACTTTGTTGCCTATTTGCACCTGGAGCAAAAATTACAACAAAACCGCCAATTTGAAATCCTTACCGAATCCGATCGTCGGGGCGACCCTCTGGCGTTATTTCTGCAAAAAATTTACATTATTCTTTATAGTTGGCAGGATCGCCTGGTGGGTCGGCTGGATCGATGGTGTATTGGAAAAGGCCCCCATGCGCCAAACGGTAATCGGCAGGAATTCCTGAACTGGTGGTACAGCCATTTGCAGTCTCTTCGGCTCTCCAGTTTTTTGGGGTTGGGGACTGAACTGACGCTCGTAATTTTGGGGTTGCTTTTAAATGAAATTGATTTTTATCTCTGGTTCAACGTTATTTTTTTAAATGCATACGCCGTCTTTTTGATTGTCCTCCGCAAACATCTGGCACGCAAAAACGCACACCATTTTTTGGACTAAGTTCCGGACAACAAAATGCCCTGCTGAGCCTCAGGCATCCAAACGCGCCGGATTTCCCTTGCCGCCTGCGCCTTCATTTTCTCCCCGGANNNNNNNNNNNNNNNNNNNNNNNNNNNNNNNNNNNNNNNNNNNNNNNNNNNNNNNNNNNGGTGTAGAATAACCCTCAATCGGGGGAGTCTTTCTCATATCTGTAATTTCTGATGGGTTGTTTTTTCTGGAATTGTCAATCGCGAGGCTTTTGGCACAATAATTGAGCCTTACCATCGTGAACGTTAAAAATAACCAAAACGAGGAGGTTTAAAATGAGACAAAAAATGATTATGACATTCGCAATTGTGCTGGGACTTTTGACATTCGGCGAGTGGGCCATGGCTCAATCAGCCGGGCAGAGCAACACTCCCATGCCAATGAAAAACAGCATGATGCAAATGCGTCAAAAGGCCATGGGCAATACCGCAAGTGCCCAGGCAAAACCCGGTATGATGCAGGGCGGCATGATGGGCATGATGAGTATGATGAAGGGGAATGGCATGATGGGCATGCACGATCCGCTGTTTAAAACCCTCTACGCTTATGGGTGTCCGGGATATTTATTGAAAGTATCCACTCCCCTGGGTCTTTCCCAGGAACAAGTCCAAAAACTGGAAAACCTGAAGCTGAACTTTAAGAAGGTGGCTGTTCAGAATAAGGCCGACCGTCAGGTTGCAACCATCGAGCTCAAACAAATTCTAAATGCAAATAATCCGGATTTTAAAAAGGCCCGGGCAAAGGTTAATCAAATCAATGCGTTGGAAGGAAAGCTGCGCGTAACATTCCTGAGCACAATTGAACAGGGACGTCGGGTATTGACGCCGGATCAATTGCAAAAACTAAAAGCACTTTCAGCCCAAGCGCCTATGACAAAATGTAAAACAGGCATGATGAAATAGATCAGACCCAAAAGCTGACGGGGCAGGGCTGAAAACTCTGCCCCATTTTTTTAGGATAACTTAAATAAGGAGGAAAAAAGAAATGATGCACGGATTTGGCTGGGGCGGTATGTGGTTTGGATCCATTTTTTGGCTCTTGTTTCTGGGAGTCATTATATGGGGCATTCTTTCCTTTACCCATAACCAAAAGAGAGAAAATCGCGAGATAACCACTCCAAGAGATGAAACACCGCTTGAAATTTTGAAAAAGCGTTACGCAAAGGGAGAACTGACTCAAAATGAATTTGATGCCATGAGGAAAAAATTAATTGAATAAGACATCATTTTTTGAGTATATTAACGAGTGTGTTTCAAAATTATTTTTTGGAGCAATTGTGGCGGGGTGCCTTTGCGACTAAAAACAGGGCCCGGACTGCCAGCATATTTAACCATTGCAAATAACAAAAATACCCTTAGTTTGGGTTTGGAACACAGACAGACCCAAATCTCACAACGAATACGGGAGGAAAAATGAGCACCGATTTAAGCGTTCACACCCTGGTTGATTTAGTCAGCTATCAAGCGGACTCCGTGGTCAGCAAAACGCTCCTGAAGAAGGATGCCGGGTCTGTAACACTCTTTGCTTTTGATCAAAATCAGGCTTTGAGTGAGCATACGGCTCCCTACGATGCCCTTGTCTACATTATGGATGGTGAGGCTGAAATCACCATTTCCGGGAAACCGTTTATTTTAAGAACGGGAGAAAGCATCATCATGCCGGCCAATGATCCCCACGGCCTAAAAGCAACCCAAAAATTTAAGATGATGCTGGTCATGATCAAATCCTGAAAGGGTTTTTTATCAGAAACAGGGCTCAACCTTTTTACCCCGAAAGCGCAAATTAAAGAGAACGAATAAAAACAGCCATCCAAATAATAACAGTACGATATTGCCTTTTCGTCCCTGTTTTCATCCAAAAAACTAATGAATCCTTATAAAATTGTGTAGAATATTCTGCACAATTCCAGATAAAGTAAAGAATATTGTCTAATGTCTCATTTTAATTTCCTCTGAATAAATCCAGCTTATTTCATAAATAACAATACCCTATCGGCGCAATTATTCCATGGCATAGGGTTTGCGTTTACTATGGACAACAAGAAAACTGAAAAAACACAAATAATACATAAGGAGAAAAATCATGATGGTAGGAATGGGATTTGGATCGGTATTCGGGCTACTTGCCCTGTTATTAATTGGTTGGGGTGCGTTTAACCTGTTTAACTCAAATCGAAACAGGGACCACTCTTTTTCACCAGGCAACACACCCGGCCGTTATTCGGACGCCCTGGATATTCTGAAACAGCGTTATGCCCGGGGCGAAATTTCGCAGATTGAATACGAACGCATGAGACAGGATCTTGGCAATTCATGAATTTGCGCACGTATCTGATCCGCAAATTCCCCAATTCTTTAAACCAGTATAAAGGACGGCCATAATGACACTTATTCCTGATTGGATGTCCAATGTGCATCCGCTCATCGTTCACTTTCCCATTGCCCTTCTGGTAATTGCCGTTGCGGCTGATTTTGTGGGACTTATTCTGCGACGCCAAACGTGGCTAAAACCGGCCGCATTGTGGCTTTATGTTTTTGGCGCACTGGGAACCATCGGCGCCTATCTTTCCGGTAAGCAGGCTGCAGACATTGTTAAATTTCCGCCCCCGGCTTTTCCGGTTATCAGTACACACGCCGATCTGGCTCTTTTTACGATGTTGTTTTTCAGCATCTATGCTCTGTTACGGTTTCTAATTTATTGGAAAAAATGGGATCATCGTCCGGTTGTGGCTGTCCTTTTGTTTGTTGTGGCAGCGGCCGGACTTGGCCTGATACAGCAAACCGCTGAGCGGGGCGGTGAGCTGGTTTTTCGCTACGGTGTGGGCACCAAGACACAGGCCGTTCCTGCAGCAGCATCCGAAAATAAAACCCCCGCAGCAGCCATTGTCGTTGGCGAAAAAGGGTCCTGGCGCTGGAAGGCGGGTACGGATGCTCCGGCCACATTACGCCAGAATTTTAATCTTCTTCGGGGAAATTGGAAAAACTTGGTTTTGCAGGGTGTTCAGTTCAAAAACGGTACCCCGGCTTTAGACATTCAATCAAAAAGCAATGAACCCTTTTTATTCGATTTCGGACCAAATCTTGAAAATGTGCAAATTACGGCATGGGTCAATCTTGACGGGTTTAAAGGGCGTTTTTTTCTGGCACACCACATTTTGGGCCCGGGTGCCTACACATTTTTTGAAGCAGAAAATAACCAGGCCAAACTGGGACAAATGAAAAACGGCGTTGTAAAAGTTTTCGACACAGGGGAATTCCCCCAGAAAACCTGGTTGACTTTTAAAGCCGT
It includes:
- a CDS encoding cupin domain-containing protein — its product is MSTDLSVHTLVDLVSYQADSVVSKTLLKKDAGSVTLFAFDQNQALSEHTAPYDALVYIMDGEAEITISGKPFILRTGESIIMPANDPHGLKATQKFKMMLVMIKS
- a CDS encoding CDP-alcohol phosphatidyltransferase family protein; this translates as MHSFWKKIHFIHESSLKSKQADELLNTYFIRPVASLFVGLLYPTPLLPIHVVLLGSLFGIASAILVGFGQLTWGGIFLFIKNILDAVDGQLARSRHQEDRRGRFLDSISDFLVNFLLFGAMGWHLSKTHGGAEIWILTALAFLSLSLRVSYFVYYFVAYLHLEQKLQQNRQFEILTESDRRGDPLALFLQKIYIILYSWQDRLVGRLDRWCIGKGPHAPNGNRQEFLNWWYSHLQSLRLSSFLGLGTELTLVILGLLLNEIDFYLWFNVIFLNAYAVFLIVLRKHLARKNAHHFLD
- a CDS encoding DUF2231 domain-containing protein, with translation MTLIPDWMSNVHPLIVHFPIALLVIAVAADFVGLILRRQTWLKPAALWLYVFGALGTIGAYLSGKQAADIVKFPPPAFPVISTHADLALFTMLFFSIYALLRFLIYWKKWDHRPVVAVLLFVVAAAGLGLIQQTAERGGELVFRYGVGTKTQAVPAAASENKTPAAAIVVGEKGSWRWKAGTDAPATLRQNFNLLRGNWKNLVLQGVQFKNGTPALDIQSKSNEPFLFDFGPNLENVQITAWVNLDGFKGRFFLAHHILGPGAYTFFEAENNQAKLGQMKNGVVKVFDTGEFPQKTWLTFKAVSSKGHFRGYINDKLVAHGHGSDPEAGAAGFGFSGTGNIQIAEIDVISLDEAVPMMNMEHQNMPH
- a CDS encoding SHOCT domain-containing protein, giving the protein MMHGFGWGGMWFGSIFWLLFLGVIIWGILSFTHNQKRENREITTPRDETPLEILKKRYAKGELTQNEFDAMRKKLIE
- a CDS encoding SHOCT domain-containing protein encodes the protein MGFGSVFGLLALLLIGWGAFNLFNSNRNRDHSFSPGNTPGRYSDALDILKQRYARGEISQIEYERMRQDLGNS
- a CDS encoding TlpA family protein disulfide reductase; translation: MSRKAVWIILLASVFAIWQFSGCSKKSNTDQAKAAAAVPANPSKIAKTSTTGQTSSSEAVTSSKKSEKTSLDEATVNNLSDIIKKSMAELQIQSPTQKLEAMDFTATDLDGNQVKLSDFRGKVVFLNFWATWCPWCVKEMPSMQTLLTNLQKKYGNQFVILAVDAGESASQVKNWLKGKNLKFHFVLDPKSQVNGMYGVRGLPSTYIVKKNGEILGRAVGARDWSTEAAHNLFEALLKE